The Niallia alba genome includes a window with the following:
- the scfA gene encoding six-cysteine ranthipeptide SCIFF, producing the protein MKRIITLSTRKLNDTVKYGGCGECQTSCQSACKTSCGIANQKCENPWNR; encoded by the coding sequence ATGAAGAGAATTATTACATTAAGCACTCGTAAACTTAATGATACCGTAAAATATGGTGGCTGTGGGGAATGCCAAACTTCCTGCCAATCAGCTTGCAAAACTTCTTGTGGAATTGCTAATCAAAAATGCGAGAACCCTTGGAACCGATAG
- the brnQ gene encoding branched-chain amino acid transport system II carrier protein: MQSRISLSTYALIGTMLFGMFFGAGNLIFPIQLGQLAGTNFWLALAGFLVTAIGLPFLGILAIGLSGSNGVRELSNRVHPVFGFLFSLFLYLTIGPFFAIPRTATVPFAVGIEPYVGDGHIALFLAIFSFLFFLLVYYFSLNPAKIMDVIGKYLTPAFLLFLFLLIIISLVRPMGSFQEPQGTYLNNAFMTGFKEGYNTMDALASLAFGIVVINAIKAKGISDVKSIAKTTWKSGIFAMLLMMLIYGFITYMGSSSVQAVGMFENGGLIFAAVAKHYFGSFGGILLAIIIVLACLKTSIGLITSCSEFFHEAFPKISYKSFVFILCAVSFLFANLGLNKIIQFAVPVLMFLYPLAIVLIVLALVSPLFKGKQSVYLMAMVLTFFVSILDGYQALVKSMPEAKLMFFNQIGAFYENILPFYDLGLGWIVPALVGAVIGYFIHK, translated from the coding sequence ATGCAATCAAGAATTTCTTTATCAACGTATGCTCTAATTGGGACGATGCTTTTCGGTATGTTTTTTGGAGCAGGCAATTTAATTTTTCCTATTCAGCTTGGACAGCTTGCTGGAACAAATTTCTGGCTTGCGCTAGCTGGTTTTTTAGTTACGGCAATTGGCCTTCCGTTTCTCGGGATATTAGCAATTGGATTATCAGGGAGTAATGGGGTACGTGAGCTTTCGAATCGGGTTCATCCAGTATTCGGCTTTCTATTTTCTCTCTTTCTTTACTTAACGATTGGCCCATTTTTTGCTATTCCACGCACAGCAACGGTTCCATTTGCTGTAGGGATTGAACCATATGTAGGGGATGGACATATCGCTCTATTTTTGGCTATTTTTAGTTTTCTTTTCTTTTTACTGGTTTACTATTTTTCATTAAATCCAGCAAAAATTATGGATGTGATAGGAAAATATTTAACGCCTGCTTTTTTACTGTTTTTATTTCTATTAATAATTATAAGCCTTGTTCGTCCAATGGGGAGTTTTCAAGAGCCGCAAGGAACTTATCTAAATAATGCTTTTATGACAGGGTTTAAAGAAGGATACAATACGATGGATGCTCTAGCATCTCTTGCTTTTGGGATTGTTGTTATTAATGCAATTAAAGCGAAAGGGATTAGTGATGTAAAAAGTATTGCTAAAACGACATGGAAATCAGGAATATTTGCTATGTTGTTAATGATGCTGATTTACGGATTTATCACATATATGGGGTCTTCAAGTGTACAAGCTGTGGGAATGTTTGAAAATGGCGGGCTCATCTTTGCAGCTGTTGCTAAACACTATTTTGGATCTTTCGGTGGAATTTTGCTCGCAATTATTATTGTACTTGCATGTTTAAAAACAAGCATAGGACTGATAACGTCTTGTAGTGAATTTTTTCATGAAGCATTTCCGAAGATTAGCTATAAAAGCTTTGTGTTTATCCTATGTGCAGTTTCTTTCTTATTTGCAAATCTAGGCTTAAACAAAATTATTCAATTTGCTGTACCTGTGCTTATGTTTTTATATCCTTTAGCAATTGTGCTTATCGTACTTGCACTTGTTTCTCCATTATTCAAAGGAAAGCAGAGTGTGTACTTAATGGCGATGGTATTAACGTTTTTTGTAAGTATACTGGATGGTTATCAGGCACTTGTTAAGAGTATGCCAGAAGCTAAGCTTATGTTCTTTAATCAGATTGGGGCATTTTACGAGAACATACTCCCATTTTACGATCTAGGATTAGGCTGGATAGTACCCGCACTTGTCGGTGCAGTGATTGGGTATTTTATTCATAAATAG
- a CDS encoding Cif family virulence factor codes for MDKLPQIISDYINVSNNYDTQGYLATFSEDAIIKEDSLGKALVGKKEIQHYFETYFINYQTQTKVLTYTTSENIIDMKVLFTGNFPGEEINGLFKFTLNSSGFIANLEADLE; via the coding sequence ATGGATAAACTTCCCCAAATCATATCTGACTATATCAATGTGTCAAATAACTACGATACTCAAGGATACTTAGCAACATTTTCTGAGGATGCTATTATCAAGGAAGACTCATTAGGAAAAGCGCTCGTTGGAAAAAAGGAAATTCAGCATTACTTTGAAACATACTTCATCAATTACCAAACACAAACAAAAGTATTAACATATACCACATCTGAAAATATTATCGACATGAAAGTCTTATTCACAGGTAATTTCCCAGGTGAAGAAATTAACGGGCTATTTAAATTCACCCTTAACTCCTCTGGATTTATTGCAAATTTAGAAGCTGATTTAGAATAA
- a CDS encoding FecCD family ABC transporter permease, with product MMNESMNLIMVGRLKRRRRFILVTCLLAIISFALCWTMLMLGNTIYPVSDVISVLLGEQVKGASFAVGTIRFPRMVAGVFAGFAFGISGYVFQTMLRNPLANPNVIGITTGSSAAAVFCIIVLHASSTFVSIASIIGGLVTVIVIFLLSKGSSFSIGRLILIGIGIQAMLNAVISYLLLIGQHHDVPTAMRWLSGSLNGAKMENVYPLIIAVLLFAPIIILLGKRLDMLELGEQTATSLGIHTDRTRLILIISSVLIIALATATTGPIAFVAFLSGPIAKRLVGIGFSSVIPAGLVGIILVLASDLIGQFAFVARYPVGVITGILGAPYLIMLLIRMNRREEL from the coding sequence ATGATGAATGAATCAATGAATCTTATTATGGTAGGTAGATTAAAAAGACGTCGTCGTTTTATACTTGTGACTTGCCTCCTAGCAATTATTTCTTTTGCGCTATGCTGGACGATGCTTATGTTAGGAAACACTATATATCCTGTTTCAGATGTAATCAGTGTTTTACTAGGTGAGCAAGTAAAAGGAGCCTCCTTTGCAGTGGGAACCATCCGTTTTCCAAGAATGGTTGCAGGTGTTTTTGCTGGCTTTGCATTTGGTATCTCTGGATATGTGTTTCAAACGATGCTTCGTAATCCGTTAGCAAACCCAAATGTTATCGGAATAACAACTGGTTCAAGTGCTGCTGCTGTATTTTGCATCATTGTGCTTCATGCAAGTAGTACTTTTGTTTCGATTGCCTCTATTATCGGCGGACTAGTCACAGTAATTGTTATTTTTCTATTGTCAAAAGGTTCTTCTTTTTCGATTGGTAGATTAATATTAATAGGAATTGGAATACAAGCAATGCTCAATGCGGTAATATCCTATCTATTGCTTATCGGCCAACATCATGATGTACCTACAGCCATGAGATGGTTAAGTGGTAGTTTAAATGGAGCTAAAATGGAGAATGTTTATCCACTTATTATTGCTGTCCTTCTCTTTGCTCCAATTATCATCTTACTTGGCAAGCGATTAGATATGTTAGAACTTGGTGAGCAAACTGCAACTTCCCTTGGAATTCATACAGATAGGACAAGGCTAATATTGATAATCAGCTCTGTACTTATTATTGCGCTGGCTACTGCTACAACAGGACCCATTGCATTTGTTGCTTTCCTTTCTGGACCTATCGCCAAAAGACTAGTTGGTATTGGTTTTTCTAGTGTTATTCCAGCAGGTCTTGTGGGGATCATTTTAGTTTTAGCATCGGATCTTATTGGCCAGTTTGCGTTCGTTGCTAGATATCCAGTAGGTGTTATTACTGGTATTCTAGGTGCTCCGTACTTAATTATGCTATTAATTCGAATGAATCGAAGGGAAGAATTGTAA
- a CDS encoding FecCD family ABC transporter permease, whose amino-acid sequence MEHTSVLKNKQLVIPRRFISVLILSIVLLGISILVSLAFGSRTVGWNEIMDGLFHPDVQSHGANVVRQRIARTVFSLMCGAALGVSGALMQSVTRNPIADPSILGVNTGAALFVVCGISFFHIGTASQYIWFALAGAILTAIFVFGIGSMGSGGATPLKLVLAGAATSAALSSLVMAIMIPRSNVMDQFRFWQVGSVGSGNWNSISIFIPFLIVGILIALFSAPALNALALGDEVATGLGVRTGTLRLIAAFGGVLLCGAATALAGPIGFIGLLATHVIRLIIGPDLRYIIPMSAVAGAIILTISDVCGRIIGSPGELEVGVVTAFIGAPILILITMKAKMRTL is encoded by the coding sequence ATGGAACATACATCCGTTTTAAAAAATAAGCAGTTAGTAATTCCGAGAAGATTTATTAGCGTATTAATACTTTCAATTGTCTTACTCGGTATAAGTATATTGGTGTCTCTTGCTTTTGGGTCTCGTACTGTTGGATGGAACGAAATAATGGATGGTTTATTCCATCCTGATGTCCAGTCACACGGAGCAAATGTTGTTCGCCAAAGAATTGCTAGAACTGTTTTTAGTCTTATGTGTGGTGCTGCATTAGGAGTTTCTGGGGCTCTTATGCAGTCCGTCACACGTAACCCTATTGCAGATCCTAGCATATTAGGAGTAAACACAGGTGCGGCACTATTCGTCGTTTGTGGAATATCCTTTTTTCATATTGGTACTGCTAGTCAATACATTTGGTTTGCATTAGCAGGAGCAATCTTAACTGCCATTTTTGTATTCGGAATTGGTTCGATGGGGAGTGGCGGTGCCACCCCCCTTAAACTCGTTTTAGCTGGGGCGGCGACAAGTGCAGCATTATCCTCTCTTGTAATGGCAATTATGATCCCGCGCTCAAATGTGATGGATCAATTTAGATTTTGGCAGGTAGGCAGCGTTGGTTCTGGAAATTGGAACTCTATCTCTATTTTTATTCCTTTTCTTATCGTCGGTATTCTAATAGCCTTGTTTTCCGCTCCAGCCCTAAATGCTTTAGCGTTAGGGGATGAAGTTGCTACAGGATTAGGTGTACGTACTGGTACACTTAGACTTATCGCAGCATTTGGAGGAGTACTATTATGTGGTGCGGCAACAGCACTAGCAGGCCCAATTGGTTTTATTGGATTACTTGCAACCCATGTGATTCGTCTCATTATTGGTCCTGATTTGCGCTACATTATTCCGATGTCCGCTGTAGCAGGAGCTATTATATTAACTATTTCAGATGTATGTGGCCGAATCATCGGAAGTCCTGGTGAACTTGAAGTGGGAGTAGTTACTGCTTTTATTGGTGCTCCTATTTTAATCTTAATAACTATGAAAGCGAAAATGCGTACGTTATGA
- a CDS encoding GNAT family N-acetyltransferase, which yields MIPITIKRPTIDDVDLLHDFFKLVITDTFQKEGIKDQTGDLLAEIETKKRYLAIDLESNGEERYFLIAKLEDLIIGTIEFGPSSALICQCTNDQLKDVKEVGTIFVHPHYQQRGIGSLLLKEIYKEMDKRGVEAFCLDSGYVHAQLVWKKKFGTPDYIFKDYWDIGYDHMIWKLSIREVRK from the coding sequence ATGATACCTATTACAATTAAAAGACCAACAATAGACGATGTTGATTTATTGCATGATTTTTTCAAGCTTGTAATAACGGATACCTTTCAGAAAGAAGGGATAAAAGATCAAACGGGGGATTTACTTGCCGAAATAGAAACGAAGAAACGTTATCTTGCAATCGATTTGGAAAGCAACGGGGAGGAACGGTATTTTTTAATTGCTAAACTAGAGGATTTAATAATTGGTACAATTGAATTCGGTCCTTCTAGTGCGCTTATTTGTCAATGTACCAACGATCAATTAAAAGATGTAAAGGAAGTAGGTACGATATTTGTACACCCACACTATCAACAAAGAGGCATTGGAAGTCTTCTATTGAAGGAAATTTATAAGGAGATGGATAAAAGAGGAGTAGAGGCATTCTGCTTAGATAGCGGTTATGTTCATGCACAGCTTGTTTGGAAAAAGAAGTTTGGAACTCCTGACTATATCTTTAAGGATTATTGGGATATAGGGTATGACCATATGATTTGGAAGTTAAGTATACGGGAAGTTAGGAAATAA
- a CDS encoding DNA translocase FtsK 4TM domain-containing protein has translation MKTWILQKLYWIIPVVLILLGLFLLFVENFSKVTAQPEPDWSRGLLVGKSQVNKLPAIIETKDGHYLFSFFQENKLHTVTMNKEFQIAEEKNYDIPVDKWTQIYQGNNQLIYFDYKNIFDQDKTQLVADVEAFFPLRTTILYVKENKLFQLNPETKKSSEIMAIDLEKEKVSIEEKEDGIHLLLFAKAKGNVDLTLYRIENGKINRLYNTKVKVDPGKIVNNISFTFEEQKLALLLQEELELTQGKPEYFNYFAEIDITKGQQPEQYELKFEDPAIESGKLTEISDIAFTYRDGKPRLLFKANGFTETKYNEKKGFNIYEAEIGEEGKTKSERRSNTAAISTIPQWLNEDTVAWMDLDGAGNKVYVSSNELAKINKQIKHTSEDWLQAFGKTFGMISTSFFAFALSFIWLIWPILFVLFMYVFFSRTVDYDRPWIFHTGIGVYLIAAVLFKDRFFVPNILSSAPGYLTFTGSTYFYLFLIAVIAYFLAIMTKRVNEWIGAPRIIYFVGVHIILLTILFGPYIIY, from the coding sequence ATGAAGACCTGGATACTACAAAAACTATATTGGATCATACCAGTTGTGCTGATTTTATTAGGACTGTTTTTATTATTTGTCGAAAATTTTTCTAAGGTTACAGCACAACCAGAACCAGATTGGAGTAGAGGATTATTAGTTGGGAAATCTCAAGTAAATAAATTACCAGCAATAATAGAAACAAAGGATGGTCATTACTTGTTCTCCTTTTTTCAGGAAAATAAATTGCATACCGTGACCATGAACAAGGAGTTTCAGATAGCGGAAGAGAAGAATTATGATATACCTGTAGACAAATGGACGCAAATATATCAGGGAAATAATCAGCTTATTTATTTTGACTATAAAAATATTTTTGACCAAGATAAGACGCAATTGGTTGCAGATGTAGAGGCGTTCTTTCCGTTACGGACGACCATTCTTTATGTAAAAGAAAACAAGCTTTTTCAATTAAATCCTGAAACAAAAAAATCATCGGAAATAATGGCGATTGATTTAGAGAAAGAAAAGGTATCGATAGAGGAAAAGGAGGATGGTATTCACCTTCTGTTATTTGCAAAGGCAAAAGGTAATGTAGATCTCACTTTATATCGTATTGAAAATGGGAAGATCAATCGTTTATATAACACAAAAGTAAAGGTCGATCCTGGCAAAATAGTGAATAATATTTCCTTTACTTTTGAGGAGCAAAAGCTGGCATTATTGCTTCAGGAAGAACTGGAATTAACGCAAGGAAAACCAGAGTATTTCAACTATTTTGCTGAAATTGATATAACAAAAGGACAACAACCTGAACAGTATGAATTAAAGTTTGAGGATCCTGCGATAGAAAGCGGCAAGTTAACGGAAATTTCGGATATTGCTTTTACATATAGAGATGGAAAGCCACGTCTTTTATTTAAGGCGAATGGTTTTACAGAAACAAAATATAATGAGAAAAAGGGCTTCAATATTTATGAAGCGGAAATAGGTGAGGAAGGTAAAACAAAGTCAGAACGACGCAGTAACACAGCTGCTATTTCCACTATTCCTCAATGGTTAAATGAGGATACAGTTGCGTGGATGGATCTTGATGGAGCTGGCAATAAAGTTTATGTTTCTTCCAATGAGCTGGCAAAGATAAACAAACAAATTAAACATACATCTGAAGATTGGTTACAGGCATTTGGAAAGACATTTGGAATGATTTCGACTTCCTTCTTTGCCTTTGCGCTTTCCTTCATTTGGTTAATATGGCCAATTTTATTTGTCCTATTTATGTATGTATTTTTTAGTAGAACAGTAGATTATGATCGACCTTGGATTTTTCATACAGGTATCGGGGTCTATTTAATTGCAGCTGTCCTATTTAAGGATCGTTTCTTTGTGCCCAATATTTTATCAAGTGCGCCTGGGTATTTAACATTTACGGGGAGTACCTATTTCTACCTCTTTTTAATTGCGGTTATTGCTTATTTCTTAGCTATAATGACAAAAAGAGTGAATGAATGGATAGGTGCTCCGAGGATTATCTATTTTGTTGGGGTACATATTATTTTGTTAACTATATTATTTGGACCATATATTATTTATTAG
- a CDS encoding GNAT family N-acetyltransferase: MIRMLYRKFTVNDFELYFQLVSDKRVMAQITERAIPLEEAKANFEKLVTRNERDHVFGSYAFFQPETEVFIGLGHLTLDEQKSDEAELGYMLLPEQWGKGYGSTIAGILMSLMEQTNVRVIKAIIDPANKASRKILMNKGFSSDWVGEMDGLPGEILKKELR, translated from the coding sequence ATGATTAGGATGTTGTATCGAAAATTTACTGTAAATGATTTTGAGTTATATTTTCAGCTAGTATCTGATAAACGAGTGATGGCACAGATTACAGAGCGAGCCATTCCATTAGAAGAAGCAAAAGCGAACTTCGAGAAGTTAGTAACTCGCAATGAAAGGGATCATGTCTTTGGGTCATATGCCTTTTTTCAACCAGAAACAGAAGTGTTTATTGGGCTTGGGCATTTGACTTTAGACGAACAAAAGTCTGATGAGGCAGAACTTGGCTATATGCTTTTGCCAGAACAATGGGGAAAGGGATATGGCAGTACGATTGCGGGGATATTAATGTCATTAATGGAGCAAACAAATGTAAGGGTTATAAAAGCCATTATAGATCCGGCTAACAAGGCTTCGAGAAAAATATTAATGAATAAAGGCTTTTCTTCAGATTGGGTGGGGGAGATGGATGGCTTACCAGGAGAGATTTTGAAGAAGGAACTAAGATGA
- a CDS encoding aminoglycoside 6-adenylyltransferase: protein MRTEQQMLDLVLKVANEDNRVRAVCMNGSRTNLNVPKDAFQDFDIVYIVDDMQSFLAEPDWIDVFGEKIIMQTPEDFSLFPAELGGRFTYLMLFTDGNRIDLMLIPIEEKEKYCQEDGLTIVLFDKDGSLPYVPPSTDKDYWVKKPTAEQFADCFNEFWWVSTYVVKGLWRQEILYAIDHMNIVRAMLLKMLEWKAGIETDFSLSVGKNSKYLKRYMDEQTWQKLMDTYPSGEYNQVWEALFSMTALFEETGLEVGKQLSYRYSIKEAEKVKSYLKHVRTLHPNATEIY, encoded by the coding sequence ATGCGAACAGAGCAACAGATGCTAGATTTAGTGTTAAAAGTAGCGAATGAGGATAATAGAGTGAGAGCTGTTTGTATGAATGGCTCAAGAACAAATCTGAATGTACCGAAAGATGCTTTTCAAGATTTCGATATTGTTTATATAGTAGATGATATGCAGTCATTTTTGGCTGAACCAGATTGGATTGATGTTTTTGGTGAAAAAATCATCATGCAAACACCAGAAGATTTCTCGCTTTTTCCAGCAGAGCTTGGTGGAAGATTCACCTATCTTATGTTATTTACAGATGGCAATCGGATAGATTTAATGCTTATTCCAATTGAAGAGAAGGAGAAATACTGTCAAGAGGATGGACTGACAATTGTTTTGTTCGATAAAGATGGTAGTCTTCCTTATGTGCCACCTAGTACAGATAAGGATTATTGGGTAAAAAAGCCGACAGCCGAACAGTTTGCTGATTGCTTTAATGAATTTTGGTGGGTCTCTACCTATGTAGTCAAAGGGTTATGGAGACAAGAGATCCTTTATGCGATTGACCATATGAATATTGTAAGAGCGATGCTGTTAAAAATGCTGGAATGGAAGGCTGGCATCGAAACAGATTTTTCACTTAGTGTAGGTAAAAACAGTAAGTATTTAAAGCGATATATGGATGAGCAAACGTGGCAGAAACTCATGGATACCTACCCGAGTGGAGAGTATAATCAAGTCTGGGAAGCGTTATTTTCGATGACAGCATTATTTGAGGAAACAGGATTAGAAGTCGGAAAGCAGTTGAGTTATCGTTATTCAATAAAAGAGGCAGAAAAGGTGAAAAGCTATTTAAAACATGTCCGTACGTTGCATCCTAATGCAACAGAGATATATTAA
- the scfB gene encoding thioether cross-link-forming SCIFF peptide maturase, with translation MIHQYKLNGYNIVMDTYSGSVHVVDDLAYEIIALYETTSTKDIIDGLLNKYTADPTISEKAIFETIEDIEHLKTTGQLFTEDEYRDLSIHLKKRRTYVKALCLNVAHTCNLSCDYCFASQGKYNGERALMSYQVGKSAIDFLLENSGHHRNLDIDFFGGEPLMAWKVVKDIVHYARSKEAEYHKKFRFTFTTNGMLLNDEVTDFLNKEMDNVVLSLDGRKEVHDHLRKTVNNKGSYDYIIPKFKRFVEKRGDKEYYIRGTYTHNNLDFTNDIFHIADLGFDKLSMEPVICDSSEPYALTEADLPEIYHQYEVLAKEMLNLGKNGNSFTFYHYMLDLSEGPCIQKRISGCGSGTEYLAVTPWGELFPCHQFVGDKEFSMGNVWAGITKPELQCQFKENNCYSKEECQKCWAKLYCSGGCPANTLHATGSLQGTHDFSCDIFRKRVECSMMVKVAETLRAMEESEYALTEE, from the coding sequence ATGATTCATCAGTATAAACTTAATGGATACAATATTGTGATGGATACTTATAGTGGTTCGGTTCATGTTGTTGATGATCTTGCCTATGAAATCATTGCTCTTTATGAGACGACATCTACTAAAGATATTATTGATGGCCTACTTAACAAGTATACCGCTGACCCTACCATCTCAGAAAAAGCAATTTTCGAGACAATCGAGGATATAGAACACTTAAAAACTACAGGGCAGCTGTTTACAGAGGATGAATATAGAGATTTATCTATCCATTTAAAAAAGCGACGTACATACGTAAAGGCACTCTGCCTCAATGTTGCCCACACTTGTAATTTATCCTGTGATTACTGTTTCGCGAGCCAAGGGAAATACAATGGAGAAAGAGCCCTCATGAGCTACCAAGTTGGAAAAAGTGCCATTGATTTTCTTTTAGAGAATTCTGGGCACCATCGAAATCTTGATATTGATTTCTTCGGCGGAGAACCACTGATGGCATGGAAAGTCGTAAAAGATATTGTCCATTACGCTAGGAGTAAAGAAGCAGAATATCATAAAAAGTTCCGTTTTACCTTTACAACCAATGGCATGTTATTGAATGATGAAGTGACTGACTTTTTAAATAAGGAAATGGATAATGTTGTGCTTAGCCTGGATGGAAGAAAAGAAGTTCATGATCATCTCCGAAAAACGGTTAATAACAAAGGGAGCTATGATTATATCATCCCGAAATTTAAGCGCTTTGTTGAAAAACGTGGGGATAAAGAATACTATATTCGCGGAACTTATACCCATAACAATCTTGATTTCACCAATGATATTTTTCATATAGCAGATCTTGGATTTGATAAACTATCGATGGAACCAGTTATTTGTGATTCATCAGAACCTTATGCATTAACAGAAGCAGACCTTCCGGAAATTTACCATCAATATGAAGTGCTAGCTAAAGAAATGCTAAACCTCGGAAAAAATGGAAACAGCTTTACCTTTTACCATTATATGCTGGATCTTTCTGAAGGCCCTTGCATTCAAAAAAGAATATCTGGCTGTGGTTCTGGAACCGAGTATTTAGCTGTCACTCCATGGGGAGAACTCTTTCCTTGTCATCAGTTTGTTGGTGATAAAGAATTTAGTATGGGCAATGTATGGGCTGGCATCACCAAGCCGGAACTGCAATGTCAGTTTAAAGAAAATAATTGTTATTCAAAGGAAGAATGTCAAAAGTGCTGGGCAAAGCTTTACTGTAGTGGAGGCTGCCCTGCAAACACACTACATGCAACTGGTTCTTTACAAGGCACGCATGACTTTAGTTGCGATATTTTCCGTAAACGAGTCGAATGTTCCATGATGGTGAAAGTTGCTGAAACGCTGCGAGCAATGGAAGAATCAGAATATGCATTAACAGAAGAATAA
- a CDS encoding ABC transporter ATP-binding protein, producing the protein MEKIHEFRAEKLTSGYENKMILQDIELEIPSNKISVIIGANGCGKSTLLKTLSNLIKSSSGNITLDGKSISKFPPKQLARILGILPQSPIVPEGITVADLVGRGRFPHQALFSGWSKKDYEAVAEAMEIMKITEFANRDIDELSGGQRQRVWIAMALAQQTDILFLDEPTTFLDITYQIEILDLLTDLNRKYGTTIVMVLHDINLSARYADYIFALEKGKLVGEGKPVDIITSTLVKDIFGLNCTVINDPVSGTPLVVPRGRYHVNV; encoded by the coding sequence ATGGAAAAGATACATGAATTTCGAGCTGAAAAGTTAACATCTGGCTATGAAAATAAAATGATATTACAAGACATTGAGCTTGAAATTCCGAGTAATAAAATCAGTGTTATTATTGGAGCAAACGGTTGTGGAAAATCCACTCTCTTAAAAACGCTATCGAATCTTATTAAATCTTCGTCTGGTAACATAACACTGGACGGAAAATCGATTAGCAAATTTCCACCAAAGCAATTAGCACGGATTCTCGGTATTTTACCTCAATCTCCTATTGTGCCAGAAGGAATAACAGTAGCAGATTTAGTTGGTCGTGGGCGTTTTCCTCATCAGGCCTTATTTAGTGGTTGGTCCAAGAAAGATTATGAAGCAGTTGCGGAAGCAATGGAAATTATGAAGATAACAGAATTTGCTAATCGTGATATCGATGAGCTATCAGGTGGCCAAAGGCAACGTGTTTGGATTGCAATGGCTTTAGCGCAACAAACGGATATTCTATTTCTTGATGAGCCGACAACGTTTCTAGATATAACGTATCAAATAGAAATATTAGATTTGCTAACAGACCTTAATCGCAAATATGGTACGACCATTGTGATGGTTCTCCATGATATTAACCTGTCCGCCCGTTATGCAGATTATATTTTTGCACTTGAGAAAGGTAAACTTGTTGGAGAAGGAAAACCGGTAGATATTATTACAAGTACATTGGTAAAAGATATTTTTGGTCTTAATTGCACGGTGATTAATGATCCTGTTTCAGGTACTCCTTTAGTTGTGCCTCGAGGAAGATACCATGTTAATGTTTAG
- a CDS encoding DsrE/DsrF/DrsH-like family protein: protein MEKRLNLLMFSGDYDKAMAGLILANSAREINIEVTMFFTFWGLLLLRDPEKIDMEGKSLYEKMFSTLTPKDIEQLPLSKMNYAGLGKAMMKEMLEDEDAPPLIAFLKGARKKQVKFLACKLSVDILGFKQEEFYPEVEIVDAKVYLEDALKSDIQLFI from the coding sequence ATGGAAAAAAGATTAAATTTGTTAATGTTCAGTGGTGATTATGATAAAGCAATGGCTGGTTTAATCTTGGCCAATAGTGCCCGGGAAATAAATATCGAAGTAACAATGTTTTTCACCTTTTGGGGGCTCTTATTGCTTAGAGACCCAGAAAAAATCGATATGGAAGGCAAGTCACTCTATGAAAAAATGTTTAGTACTCTCACTCCCAAAGACATTGAGCAACTTCCTTTATCTAAAATGAATTATGCTGGTCTAGGTAAAGCAATGATGAAAGAAATGCTTGAAGATGAAGATGCCCCGCCATTGATAGCCTTCTTAAAAGGTGCACGAAAGAAACAAGTAAAGTTTCTTGCCTGCAAACTATCTGTTGATATACTCGGATTTAAGCAAGAAGAGTTTTATCCAGAAGTCGAAATTGTCGATGCCAAGGTCTATCTGGAGGATGCTTTGAAATCAGATATTCAGCTTTTTATTTAA